Proteins encoded together in one uncultured Desulfosarcina sp. window:
- a CDS encoding DEAD/DEAH box helicase has protein sequence MSFLIGRQMRLENRSKRLLAITKSKAKMYEFAIDESHHISLAQDPRKLLITTIGILGELSAIEARQENGEVENYINLKSELISVGQYFDALIQSRLADENTVYLKVAGAAAYYLADMPGSSIVLSKSLDYDTEFLTSTYLEGLLIWLLKFDINESHYRVEESYLCQTIDNVADSFRNYFNLQIDASELISAVNELRNVVYQSGTDRELLFVDVISAVIFRKISNSSIHCLPLYTSISLDQWREIIGKPGFIREFWPAQKLIGEKGVLSGNSAVVQMPTSSGKTKSTELIIRSSFLSGRASVAVIVAPFRALCREITASLKEAFNGEQININELQDVMDVSYDDHLVLQLIMGEQDQEVTVSKSVLITTPEKLVYLVRHEPELSANIGLLIFDEGHQFDTGRRGVTYELLMAYLRESVGDNVQKVLISAVMANASSIGEWLNGESGVEIQGINVLPSNRSVAFASWLTSLGQLHYIDQEREADRDFFVPRVIDQINLGTRGTETVERLFPKKKDNSSIAAYLGVKLCHQGPVAIFCGVKSTVTTICKLVVEYYDRGLQLPPPKVSSDQDELRKIAHLSSLHFGDDFVYTKSIRLGILPHSSNIPNGLRVSVEWAMENSKAVFVVCTSTLAQGVNLPIKYLIVTSTFQAGQKITTRDFHNLIGRAGRAGYHTEGSIIFADTEVYDLRRNRFHNWKWQRALHLLDFTNAEDCVSSLKDLIKPFDFDQLELDVIGFIADPNNYRKACIDFAAEHSIDIEKLLDQMGYKEGLIDTIESYFLSYLKENPDAIEEFFIDLVQGTLAYFLSDETEKELLINAFSLIAERVLAVPRAKYSYYGKALLGLNQLSLIDGWIDENLPDLESSESPENILELCWPIIFKLSRNKSILKIKPEGKLLAIAQKWISGESYVELLRFLNEQNAFYQAKTQRRVIKMDHVMDLTDGALSFDAMLFVGAIADIAEGKGLSDDIVGKLRTLQTRLKLGLSNSLEIWLYSKGYVDREICKLLASSLETKGVPMENFEHTILRTYSQTIEEILTLLPSYFKA, from the coding sequence CAAGAAAATGGCGAGGTTGAAAACTATATAAACCTAAAATCTGAATTAATTTCAGTAGGTCAATATTTTGATGCCCTAATTCAATCGCGCCTAGCTGATGAAAACACAGTTTATTTAAAAGTTGCTGGTGCCGCTGCATATTATTTGGCAGACATGCCTGGTAGCTCTATTGTGCTTTCAAAAAGCCTTGATTATGACACTGAATTTTTAACATCAACCTACCTTGAAGGCCTTCTAATATGGTTGTTGAAATTTGATATCAATGAAAGTCACTACCGAGTTGAAGAAAGCTATTTGTGTCAAACAATCGATAATGTAGCAGACTCATTTAGGAATTACTTTAACTTACAAATAGATGCATCAGAATTAATCTCTGCAGTCAATGAACTTAGAAATGTTGTTTATCAATCCGGTACTGACAGAGAATTGCTTTTTGTTGATGTTATATCCGCTGTGATATTTCGTAAAATATCAAATTCATCTATCCACTGTCTGCCCTTATACACCTCTATATCTTTAGATCAGTGGCGTGAGATCATCGGTAAGCCTGGCTTCATTAGGGAGTTTTGGCCGGCGCAGAAATTGATCGGGGAGAAAGGTGTTTTATCTGGAAACTCTGCGGTGGTTCAAATGCCAACGAGCTCTGGAAAAACAAAATCCACAGAACTCATTATTCGCAGTTCATTTTTATCTGGTCGTGCTTCAGTCGCTGTAATCGTTGCGCCTTTTCGAGCTTTATGTAGAGAGATTACAGCCAGTCTTAAAGAGGCATTTAATGGGGAACAAATAAACATAAACGAACTCCAGGATGTAATGGATGTCTCATATGATGATCACTTGGTATTGCAATTAATTATGGGTGAGCAAGATCAGGAGGTGACCGTTTCTAAATCTGTATTAATTACAACCCCGGAAAAACTGGTATATTTAGTGCGTCATGAACCTGAGCTTTCAGCGAATATTGGGTTGCTCATTTTTGATGAGGGCCATCAATTTGACACTGGACGGAGAGGTGTTACGTACGAACTATTAATGGCATACCTCAGAGAGAGTGTCGGCGATAATGTTCAGAAGGTGTTGATATCAGCAGTGATGGCTAATGCAAGTTCTATAGGGGAATGGCTTAATGGGGAATCAGGAGTAGAGATTCAAGGGATCAATGTCCTTCCTTCTAATAGAAGTGTTGCTTTTGCAAGTTGGCTAACAAGTCTGGGACAGTTGCATTACATAGACCAAGAGAGAGAGGCAGATAGAGATTTTTTTGTACCTAGAGTAATTGATCAAATAAATCTTGGTACTCGCGGTACTGAAACCGTGGAACGATTGTTCCCCAAAAAAAAGGACAACTCCAGCATTGCCGCGTATCTTGGTGTAAAACTCTGTCACCAAGGTCCTGTTGCAATCTTCTGTGGGGTTAAGAGTACTGTAACAACGATTTGCAAGCTTGTAGTCGAATACTATGATAGGGGACTACAGCTTCCTCCTCCTAAGGTATCCAGTGATCAAGATGAACTTAGAAAAATAGCTCATCTTTCGAGCCTTCATTTTGGAGATGATTTCGTTTATACAAAATCAATTCGATTGGGAATATTGCCTCATAGCTCTAATATTCCTAACGGGCTTCGAGTTTCTGTAGAATGGGCCATGGAAAACAGCAAGGCTGTATTTGTTGTCTGTACATCCACTTTGGCGCAAGGGGTTAATTTACCCATTAAGTATTTGATAGTGACAAGTACGTTCCAGGCTGGTCAAAAAATAACTACCCGAGACTTCCATAATCTTATTGGGCGTGCAGGACGTGCTGGCTATCATACTGAAGGCAGCATAATATTTGCAGACACTGAAGTTTACGATTTACGCCGAAATAGATTTCACAACTGGAAATGGCAACGGGCTCTTCATTTGTTGGATTTCACTAATGCAGAAGATTGTGTCAGCAGTTTAAAGGACTTAATTAAACCCTTTGATTTTGATCAATTAGAATTAGATGTCATAGGTTTTATTGCTGACCCTAATAATTATCGTAAAGCTTGTATTGATTTTGCGGCTGAGCATTCAATAGATATTGAAAAACTTCTAGACCAAATGGGTTACAAAGAGGGTTTGATTGATACTATAGAAAGTTATTTTCTGTCATATCTGAAAGAGAATCCAGATGCTATCGAAGAATTCTTTATCGACCTTGTCCAAGGAACATTGGCATATTTCCTTTCAGATGAAACAGAGAAGGAACTTCTAATAAATGCATTTTCATTAATCGCAGAAAGAGTTCTTGCTGTTCCCAGAGCAAAATATAGCTATTATGGAAAGGCATTGCTTGGGCTCAACCAGCTTTCGTTAATTGATGGGTGGATTGATGAAAATCTGCCTGACCTTGAATCATCTGAGAGTCCTGAAAATATTTTGGAGTTGTGCTGGCCAATAATATTTAAATTAAGTAGAAACAAGTCGATCCTTAAAATAAAACCTGAAGGGAAATTGCTTGCTATCGCTCAGAAATGGATATCAGGAGAAAGCTATGTTGAACTCTTAAGATTCCTAAATGAGCAAAACGCTTTTTACCAAGCTAAAACACAAAGGCGTGTCATTAAAATGGACCACGTTATGGACCTTACTGATGGCGCATTGTCGTTCGACGCAATGCTATTTGTTGGTGCCATTGCGGACATAGCTGAAGGGAAGGGGCTATCCGATGATATAGTTGGCAAGCTTCGCACTTTACAAACCAGACTGAAATTAGGGCTTTCCAATAGTCTTGAAATATGGCTTTATTCAAAGGGTTATGTGGATAGGGAGATATGTAAACTATTGGCATCTTCATTAGAGACAAAAGGTGTACCAATGGAGAATTTTGAACATACGATTTTAAGAACTTACTCTCAGACTATTGAAGAAATATTGACCCTTCTACCCAGTTATTTTAAGGCTTAA